The Cydia pomonella isolate Wapato2018A chromosome 11, ilCydPomo1, whole genome shotgun sequence DNA window ACAGCAACAGCTCAGTCCTGTCTGTCTGTACGCCCGCGGCCATGTTTTTTGGACAATAACCGATAAATCTCAAAGAGACAGTCGCAATACTCGCAATCCTCCGCAGCCGGTGTTCGTTTATCAAAACATTTCAGGGgataacttttgaaccattcCTATCGCTTTGCAAAAACATCGTCACTGTTAAACCAGTAAAAGTGGAAACCTCtttcacatattttttaatgatcTCGATAATCTTTTAGCTGGTTTACTTAAAGCAAGCAATAACATTTATTTCTGATTATCACAATATACATTcttaaaaatttacattaatgtaatttatactgtaataatatgttgttaaataaataaatctaatctaatctaaaagCATTGTCAATAACAGCACAGCTTTTCGCAGTCCTTAAAGATAGTGCTTTATAAAGACAGTCCGCGTCAGATCTTTTTCTCGTGACAATGACAGATGTTTCAGAAAAACCAGTGAACTTAATCCTTTACGGGACGGCATGGAAGGGTCTTTGATACTTCAAAGGGTCACTAAATATTTGCTTAAACTCGACGAGCGAGGGACTGGTCCCTTGCCTGTTTCTATTTACGTACCTTGGCCTTGTGAATCTCTTATTTATTAATCTTGGTCctttttagatataatttaaaagGTCTGCCAAACTGAATTAGTCGGaacgtttgaattttttttaattaaaaaagataAAGTATTGTTGTCTAAAATAAAAGGTTATCTATTTTAAAAACAGGTAGCTGGAAGTTATAGCTAAAcctttcaaaataaaattcaatcgAGAGATATAAAcccaaatatatatttctttagCCAATATGAATGCACATTTACACAAGCAGATCCTTGTCTAACACAGACAGGTCATCACGACGCTCGGCGGTTGTTTCCCAATCCTTAGACACCACCACCTCCTTGTGGTATACCAACACATCGACACATTTCATGTTGTCAGTGAAGAATTGAGTAGTGTCGATGACGCGGTCAAACGGAAAGCCGAGCGGTAGCTCATCAAAGCCGGTACTCCAACGACCTGAGCGACGCTCGTTTATGACGTGCATATCCACTATGGGCAAGTTATAACCGGTGTGAACTGGTGTAACAACCACAAATAGCTGGAGCTCCATACCGCCAGTAGTGCCCAATGGTAAAAGAAGGCGACGAGGAAAGCCGACGCGAGCCTTCCACCACCAGTTCTCATCAATCTTCCTATCGCCCTTCACAGAAGCATCCCACATAGGACGCGTCCAAGGCCTGTCCTCAATCACACCTTGGAACTCACTGGAGTTACGCACAATTGAGTTCTTTCCGGACTTAAGTTTATAAAGGAAGGTATCTATTTCTATCATGTCCAGGCGCTTGTCGTTGATGTCAATAATGCGGCCCAAGACGTCGTATTTAGGACCAAGGAACACCCGGACAATAGCGTCCACAGGTTTAACAGAAGAAACGTCGATGGTGACCTTGAATGGGTGGTTGTTTAACCGCTTCTGCCGCGCGACGAATAAGAAATCGGACTTTTTGTTACGAACTTCGGTCTCGTTTAAGTACACTGCGTTAGTGATGTCCATGTCGTACGTATCGATAAAGGTGACCAGCTCCGAAGTGGACACACCTTCGACCTTCACTCCAGGGAAGTTTAGCTCTTCGCGCGTGTATCTGGGCAACTGCTTTTTAAAGAGCTGGAAGACTTCAAGTTTGCGTTTCAGGACCCTCCAGAAAGCAGGATCACGCAGGGAGGTCGAGTACATATCTGTGGCTGTTGGGACGTAGGTGTCCCTggaaagaaatatgtttttgaatACTGCGCTGTGTGTACATTTGATATTTTCAAGTctatatttaataattgaatTTTGTTGATACTTTACCTGTTAGTGTTGTATATAGAGTAAGTCAGCAGGTTTTTGGACAAATTGGTAAAGTAAGTATCGCCCGGGTTCTGTAGAGTCCACAACAATCGGCCGAGATGTTCGACATCCTGAGGTTTCCTTAATGGTACGATGGTACCATCACGCTGAAATGAGACGAAAATTTGCTTTAGCTTTTTGACAGCTTATGGAAATATAAATGTGGCTTCCTTTTGTCAATTGGTTGACTGTAAGATTAACTGAAAATTCGAtaatatttcattatagttACGTACCGAAGTGATACTGATGAATTACAAGTATGAAACACTTGACCGTACGATCTAGAGCTTAATATCTACATCGCACAGATATTGAAACCATGATAATATGAGAAAAGTCATCTTAGTTTAATAAATCTAGAAAAAGGAAAGTCTGCCCATTTTctgattataatttatatacgaGTATGCTTAACATGCTTGATATCGGCGTATGATCTTAAACAATGGCttggttttaataaaaattacataccAGTTCGTATTGTCCTTTAATGACAGCTAATCGCAGTACCCTCTCAAAGTCCTCGACAACCTCCTTCGTCTTCACAGTGTATTCGTGGACAATCTTAGTGTCATTGGACCGAGCGGGCATCTCGTCCCCAGTGTGCAGACGGATCTTGGGCCAGTAGCCGTTCTTCAGCGTTTCATCCCAACTGATGGGCTGAATATTCGTCATACCGTGAGAAAGCCGTTCGAGCCTCAAGCGAGCTAGGAGCTGCTGACACGTATACATGACCACTTCGCCTCTTCGCTCCTTCTCAACGCCGTAACCCTCACCAGTGAGCCAATATGGGTAAAGCATATGCAAGTAGAACATATAGGTGTTTAAATCGATGTCCTCCATGAAATAACTCAGGACATCATCTACAGAGAGTGTATAGCGAAGAGTCGTACGGGAATCTATAGAGACCACGTTCTTTTCGGTTTTAATTTTCCAGTAATCAGCGAAGGCAGTTTCGACTTGAGCATTCGTCATCTTTAGCATGAAAGCTTTGTTGATTACATCAGAGTTTACGAAGAAGTACGGGTAGATCTCGTAGGGGGCTGGGAGGACGATTCCACGGTCCCCGACCGCCCGCCCGCCCTCGGGATGGTGGAACATGGAAGTTGTGAGGGCATAGACAAACATTCCAGGGTTGATGCGTTCACGAAGCCAGCAAGCGACGTTGAGAAACACGTCCCAGTCTTTGGCGTAGTAGAAGAGATGGAAGACTTTAATGGCTTCTTGAACGTGTTTGGAGTTTGAATCTACGAAGACCTCAGCGCGCGGCAACATGCCGGCTTGGTAAACTTCTAGGAAAGAATCCACTACGTCGGGTCTCTGAAAATATTGAGATAAATAACTTGAAATAAACACTCAAAGTTAGGTATTTGTTAGTGCTAATAATAAAAGCCACGAATTTGAGTGGTACCAGTATTAAAACGAGCTCCACCCCTGTCGCTTGACCCGAAATCAACatagtaatattaataactCTCCGATCAACTTGGTTCGTCTTTGACGCTGGTAGTATTGACCGCTATGCATTAAGCATATCCATACAAACACAAATGAAAATGCCATACCATTTTaggcattaaatccgccatttgtaaattatatttgttttgtggaataaataaaagtctaaaaacaaataaataatgtatgtaggtattttggCAGATGAGTTCCACAGAACTACTCCTAGGCAAAGCGTAATTCTAGAACGCTACGCTTCACTTACCAAAAAGGCCTGCTGGTTCTGCTCCAGTCTCCAGGTGTTGGCGACGCTCCTGACGTCCTCGAACACCGACGGCTGCAGGATGTGGTCCAGCAGCCGCAGCACCACTTGCTGCTTTGTCTCCATGCTCGCTGATTCTGGAATCAACAATTCCTTGTTACTGATCAGGTTAAACGGTGTTTATCACAACGTCATATGCCACATTTTGTAAACCGGCAAGTTACGTGGGTGATAAATGTCCAATACTTAGTAGTAATTTACATAGTTGGCCAGTCAAATTAGACCCATAAAAAGCGTTTCGAGGAatcgatttccagcttgctgttACATTAACCTTTGTTTGGTCCTACGAGTAAATGGGTGTAACCCGTATTTGTGCAATCCCAGGAGGTATGCATAAATTGTGGGAGCCTTAGGAGATCATTTTTTCCTTgtattgccaaaccactcgatgtagaaggaacccactattATTTACAATGGCATTACCACAAAGAtctggtggatcagacactaaTGAAAAGGCGTACAGACACTAATTACCAAAAATTGCGGGAATTTTTTACAACTCTGACTAATAATTCATACCTTTTGTGTCCtcatatttaaattttcattaagattGGAACAAATTTTCTGCCGGACGTCCCGTTTTcgatgtaaaaacaaaaaacggaaaaagagcaaaaatgtatgcacaccttcTGGAATTGCGCAATcttggattacacgcatttagtaccaaatgaaggtattaaaatgatttatgaatTCTTCGAAACAATCTTATTTGATTGGCCTGTAAGGGCCGtgcacgttggagggtctgccatcttgtggcctgaatcggaatcaTAAACTACagtgacacttcacgccaaagtaAGTGTTGCCCTCTACAGTTCACGTACTTTTTTCTTTTGCATTGTAGGTACTGCCATATTGTAGGCTACATTGGAAGCGTAAACCTGACATTTACACTTTACACTCGTGTGCTGCCCACTACAGTTAATGCAGGTTCCCTATAGTGTTCAATGCGCATTCTACAACCCAAGTTTACGAGAAAAACAAAACGCAAAATTCTTAAGCAGAAACGTCACTTATGTAGTAACAGATCGTATTAGTTACAAATCCAAATCAATTCATAATCTGTTAATACGATCAGAATACGCCTCAACAGCAAgaattaatttaatacaatacagTAAATTTCATGGCAAGTATGCAAAGTGTGTCATTAATCATTATGTACGAGTCTCGAGATGTCTTTTATGAGCGAATAAAAGACACGGGACAAGTTCATAATGaaacttgcacacgtatcatgAACGACATTtgtttatacatatacacaaaAACCAACTTGGCGAACGCTAAACAGCAgcgtaaagtagcacttaacgagcaactgtattaagaaaattatttttatcatcgAACCTAATAActaggtatatttatattaaacttaattttttttcttgcaTTGGAGAAATTGAAAACACGACTATTTTTAACTGAAGcgttcagtgttacttttttcaATAGAAATATGTCAAATAAATTAACGAGTTCGAATTTACAAACATTGAATCAACAAGTTGGGTAGGCatggtttttaaaataataataaaaaaaacttacgcAGCTTATCTTTTCCAATGACGAAGTTCATGTTTCTACGGCCACTGAACAACTAAGTTAGACTGCACAATCACTAGTCTTTTAACTGCTTGCTTTCGGCCATCTTTGCTTCACaagtagatattttttaaacagcttATTTTGTACTAATGCTTCTTCTAAATTGTACCTTAAGATTGTATTCTCAACGTTCTTTTTCGAACAaattaatataaacaaataagtGCTCTTTAATTAGAATTTTGAGCACTATCTCAAATACAAGCGTTGTTTTCGCTAAAAGttgtgtaaacaaaaatattgctaTTGGATCAGTGATAACCGTTGtgtgaaaacatatttttaattaaatctgGTTTTATTAAGattcaattaaaatttgcttGCTTTTGAATATACACCTTATTGGATTGTAATATGGTTGTGAATAGTTTTCAATATCAAAAAGGACGAACTATTCAATATTTTTCAATGCAGTATGACATTGATTAAGCTTTAATGTCAAGGGCGAGGAAAGCGGATCAATCGGGTCACTATTTTTAAAGGATTCTAGATTGTTTTTGTAAAGTTTGGGTTATATTTAATGTAGACAATAATATTtctcgacaaaacaaaatacaacatcatcatcatcatcatttaagtgcatggctcttgtcggtggagtagacgccagttttcgcggtcctcggccacgTTCTTTAGGTgcctgtaagacacgacatttgcttttacttttagttgctgcgtgtaacttgctcgtggttttcctcttcctcttctaccttcgatcttgcctttcaaaatagttttaaagaaagtgtcgtgtcttatcaagtgacctatcattttTCCTCGTCTATTATCTATGGTCCTCAGTAGGTTTCTCCTCTCTCCAACAATTTGCAGCACTTCCTTGTTCGTTCAACTCGTTCAACGTTCGTCAAAATACAACATACCGAAACAATTAACATGTCAGCAAGGTGACAACCACTGACATAGATATatgtactagacaggctatcgagaacaaattgtgttcGCCATTtccggcgtttgacgtctgtcactaagctaaagaacaAGCGtgctagccagaggcgaaactgttatgacaacagttaattttctgcctacatacgcaCTACAAAGAACTTggatttaatgaatttatttccttacaagtATATTGAGATTGTttgacatatgtgacgctgacgatattaaaatttataaaaatagtcataaaattcTTTCTATTTGATTCTcatactcgtagcaatttttaTCAAATCGCGCTTATGGCATAATATGTATACTCtttaaaaataagcaaaatactccaaaaaattacgaaataaagagtaatatatcattattgagTATATATTCTAGTAGTATAGTTGGGTCGTagttgggtgttttctatgtatttgtgtaataatgtcctataatatttattaattattattatttatattcagcaaacaataaggtaggtaatcattAGTACCCACGTGTTatatctgcgaaatgtaatctatgtgccaaagaaaatggcgtaccaccgcgagtgtttaaagtgacgtttcaaaataaattaatgagcttaaaacaagagttttttcgcagtggattgttattatatggCTTTTAatatgtttcttgatattattaatatacattttcataacacagaaaagcatttttttttacatgtgtgccatctcgccagtagtcgaagacgtactaaacgcagtgaagtgccggcacttcattgaggtgcggaaacattttgttacgcatgccgactctagtactatatACATCAATGGTGCCAACAATAGAGTCGAGCCAAGCTAACCATGCATGGTATTTGCAATATCAAATGTCATCTTTAATGTCGAATTTTAgtctgtaaaacaaataactattatgttTATATATCTCCATGTTCTCCCACAGcaaaagtttgaaaaaaaaatcgttctaTCGCTCGTCGGTGGGTGTATCACAAATGAAAAAATTGGAGCGGTCGGTATATATTtacaatctgttatttttggagTCGGCGCCAGCCTCAAACTTGAGCACCTTAGTGAAGAGTTGAACGCAACACATTCCAAAACTGCAACCTCCGCCAAGCGCCCAATACAAAGCAATACAAGGGGCGTCAAGGAAGGTGCTCAAGTTTGTTTGAGGCTGGCACCGActccaaaaataacagattgtaaatataataaatacgcaGATTTGTGTGATTGATTTCAGAAGTATGTATATAGTTCATACTTTCTAgatgtaatttaattgatataaGCCTAGCCattgtattaggtatatagaaAGTGTATAGAAAtagattataattgtaattgtagGGTAGGTATTCACTTGCGTTATTGaagacaaaattatttttagctagactgttaagctagaaGTCccataaactgtttttttttttttcaataaaatacaatgcatactgacttaatattaaatacaacgtcccacaaaactgtttgcacagtttgactgtgggatccgtGGGGCTATACTAggttaggtacataataatcataaagtcTAATTATTTGTAGAGGCAAAAATTGGATAGGTATGTGTTAAATGCTATCAAGGTAATGTTGGAACAAagctcttttaaatttatttttatctttctcCTATCGGATAGTTGCAGGTAAGGCGTTGAGTAAGTATGGTAAGCGCTTCTCGATGAGCCTGTTGAGCCTGATGCTGTAATGATACAGAacacataactagtatgtatccaataagtcaagaatattatacaatattacagagacgtatagtctccacggttaatacattaagtttggacatgtaagtaagtacttcgtcagtttttagggttccgtagccaaatggcaaaaaacggaacccttatagattcgtcatgtccgtctgtccgattatgtcaccgccacttttttccgaaactataagagctatactgttcaaacttggtaagtagatgtattctatgaaccgcatttggatttttacacaaacatagaaaaaaaacaataaattttgggggttccccatacttagaactgaaactcgaaaaatcttttttcatgaaacccattcgtgtggggtatctatggataggtctttaaaaatgatattgaggtttctaagatcatttttttctaaactgaatagtttgcgcgagagacacttccaaagtggtaaaatgtgtcccccccccccccccccccccccgtaacttctaaaataacagaatgaaaaatctaaaaaaaaatatatgatatatattgccatgcaaacttccaccgaaaattggtttgaacgagatctagtaagtagttttttttaatacgtcataaaattaaaaaaaaaaattttttttcatcaaacccatacgtgtggggtatctatggataggtcttcaaaaatgatatttaggtttctaatatcatctttttctaaactgaatagtttgcgcgagagacacttccaaagtgaaaaaaagtgtgtcccccccccccctgtaacttctaaaataacagaatgaaaaatctaaaaaaaatatatgatatacattaccatgcaaacttccaccgaaaattggtttgaacgagatctagtaagtagtttttttttaatacgtcataaatggtacggaacccttcgtgcgcaagtccgactctcacttgcccggtttttttaattcatattataGAGATAAGCTAAGCATATCTAGGCgcatataaaactaaaaacgttGCATTTcacattttaagtatttattattcaattatcaCCTGTTCACGTTCTAGAGGTTATCTTATGATTATAATATTCGAAAGGCTTTAATTAGATAAGTCAAATGCTCACTTATCAGTAGAGAGTGGATTTGAAGTAGCGATCTCAATATTAATATGGATATGACtggtataatttattattttttctacacacaaaaataatgcaacaaaaaagtaaaaaccttTTTGGAACCTTTTGTAAATATTGGGCAAAAGTTATGatgataacaaataaaaacatcgttcgttaatttttgaaatagtttttttttaaagttcttcttaaatattttttctgcacaatgcacagtaaaaaaaaatattacgattaaaatgaaaataattcgCTTCCACAATGCTCACAGAACAATTCATTAATTGCGAGGTAGTTTATTGGTTCTTCCTCACAAACGAAGTCAAAGCAATAATGATACTCACTTACACTGCATTTTAAGCATACCCCGtcgaaaaatacattttcatccGTTATGTTTACCGTTACGTTACCAATATTTAATAGCAAATGACCCTGATGGATAAACAATGAGTCATTCAAGTGTGAATTCacgttttattatattaaagtgACATTGTTGACATGAACTATCATGTAGGTACGTAATAAGTAGGAACTACTATCTTTGAGTTGTATAAAAATCctttatttagaataaaatacatTTCTTTAAATGTAGTTTGTTGCAAAAATAACATTCATTTAATCTAATTATTTAGCTAAGATTGCGGTGTGCGGTGTAATAGTAATAGACTGTAAGACCTTATATAAACAACATGACATGTATTTAATGAATTGCACTAGTCATATCCATATTAATATTGAGATCGATACGTCAAATCCGCTCTCTACTTATCAGTTTTTAAATTAACCTACTGTTTTGGAATCCCCTTTAACATAAATTAAACAGtgttgaattttgaataaaggTAGAATGTGATGGTAAATGTGTCCCTAAGTCATATCCAGTGGACTCAAGCAGGATATCCATCCGTCTCGAGGGCATTGGGATGCGGCGTGTGGGGAATGTGTGCCTGTCGACCTTCTTGGCGTCAGCCCATGGGGTTGCTGGCCTAGTTGCTAAGATTGGCGACAAGGTAAGCCTAACCGTATGTGGCCGACACTGTGAGCGAGTGGTTGACCATACCAGAGAACCCAAGACTCCAGCGCGCATGGGACGTAGGATTTACACTCTTGGACGGTCTGGTTGGCAACGCTTCAGGTGTAGACCAAGCAAGGCTTCTGGCTGTGTCGCGGTCAGAATCAAGGGCATGGCTGCACGCATTACCTTCCCCTCAACTTGGCACGTTACTCGACGGTGACTCGTTGCGGGTGTCCGTCGCTCTCCGCCTGGGCTGCGATGTATGTCAACCACACGTATGCATCTGTGGTTCCACGATGGGTGTTGACGTTCATCACGCGTTGAGTTGCCAGCGATGTGTCGGTTGGCATCCGCGTCACCATGCCCTGGACGACATGGTTCAGAGGGCACTCAGGTCAGCGGGTATTCCATCCTTTCTTGAGGCTCCGGGTCTAAGTCCTACGGACGGATAGCGGCCTGATGGCCTAACTTTAGTGCCGTGGGAGAGAGGACAGTGtctggtgtgggacgctacgTGCGTCAGCATCTTCGCCGCCTCTCATGTGAGTCGCACGGTCGGAACGGCAGCCGagtgtaatgtttacccaggtattggctgttgtatttataaatgttgttatgtatttttcatgtcactatatgatgttactataaatgttgtattgacttgtaaaagagccctaggcctacttgcagaataaattttcgaattttgaattttgagtcTCAGGCGGCGGTGAAACGCCAAAATACTTTTGGCTTCCCTGAAGTCGAGGTATATTTTTATCCCTTTTGCGGTGAAAACAGCGGGCTGCTGGGGTATGATCGCAAACAGTTACGCAGCATCATGGGTACTTTTGCACCGGAAGCAACGAGGAACGGATTTGACTAGTTATAGTAtgtaattatttgtgattttctGGCAATATGTATCTTACTTTTctcttcttcattttccatgcCCTAACGGACGTCGACCAACTTTGCCATCTCTCTCCTGCTCCTTCAATTTAACTCGAACATCTGACTGTCCAAAATTAAATAGTTTCTATTGGTTTAAGCTGGACCTATTGTATATTGTCGtactaaaaagtttatttaaatacaatataaaagtttatttgcttgtaaatattgtaagtttaaaaactgttttaataggacttaattaacaatttaataaaaaaacctaagtAACGATCAGTGTTAAATTTTTCCATACTCGTATATAGCTCTCTGGTTACAACTATCAGTGTGGTGAAACTGGGGCCTTATACCTCTCGCATCGAATGATGGTCCTTATGACAGCTCCTTCTAGTGTATTTTGGTTGGGTTTAAttaaattcgcacgtgtatcgtaccacgtttaacagtacatatggctctaaAGTTTCGATATTTGCACGG harbors:
- the LOC133522615 gene encoding basic juvenile hormone-suppressible protein 1-like; amino-acid sequence: MNFVIGKDKLQSASMETKQQVVLRLLDHILQPSVFEDVRSVANTWRLEQNQQAFLRPDVVDSFLEVYQAGMLPRAEVFVDSNSKHVQEAIKVFHLFYYAKDWDVFLNVACWLRERINPGMFVYALTTSMFHHPEGGRAVGDRGIVLPAPYEIYPYFFVNSDVINKAFMLKMTNAQVETAFADYWKIKTEKNVVSIDSRTTLRYTLSVDDVLSYFMEDIDLNTYMFYLHMLYPYWLTGEGYGVEKERRGEVVMYTCQQLLARLRLERLSHGMTNIQPISWDETLKNGYWPKIRLHTGDEMPARSNDTKIVHEYTVKTKEVVEDFERVLRLAVIKGQYELRDGTIVPLRKPQDVEHLGRLLWTLQNPGDTYFTNLSKNLLTYSIYNTNRDTYVPTATDMYSTSLRDPAFWRVLKRKLEVFQLFKKQLPRYTREELNFPGVKVEGVSTSELVTFIDTYDMDITNAVYLNETEVRNKKSDFLFVARQKRLNNHPFKVTIDVSSVKPVDAIVRVFLGPKYDVLGRIIDINDKRLDMIEIDTFLYKLKSGKNSIVRNSSEFQGVIEDRPWTRPMWDASVKGDRKIDENWWWKARVGFPRRLLLPLGTTGGMELQLFVVVTPVHTGYNLPIVDMHVINERRSGRWSTGFDELPLGFPFDRVIDTTQFFTDNMKCVDVLVYHKEVVVSKDWETTAERRDDLSVLDKDLLV